Proteins from a genomic interval of Streptomyces sp. NBC_00820:
- a CDS encoding RNA 2'-phosphotransferase encodes MDDRRVVKVSKYLSKHLRHQPERIGLTLDAAGWVEIDTLIAAALAHGFRFTREELDHVVAANDKRRFAIDGSRIRASQGHSVSVDLGLPPTAPPPYLYHGTVAAALESIRAAGLKPMSRHDVHLSADRETATRVGARRGRPVVLAVDAGAMHRDGHVFQVSANGVWLTRAVPPRYLRFPGPR; translated from the coding sequence ATGGACGACCGACGCGTGGTGAAGGTGTCGAAGTACCTCTCGAAACACCTGCGTCACCAGCCCGAACGCATCGGGCTCACCCTCGACGCGGCCGGCTGGGTCGAGATCGACACGCTGATCGCCGCGGCGCTCGCCCACGGCTTCCGGTTCACGCGCGAGGAACTCGACCATGTCGTGGCCGCCAACGACAAGCGGCGCTTCGCCATCGACGGCTCGAGAATCCGCGCCAGCCAGGGCCACAGCGTCTCGGTCGACCTCGGTCTGCCCCCGACGGCCCCACCGCCGTACCTCTACCACGGCACGGTGGCGGCCGCCCTGGAGTCGATCCGCGCCGCCGGGCTCAAGCCCATGAGCAGGCACGACGTCCACCTGTCGGCGGACCGCGAAACCGCGACCCGGGTCGGCGCCCGCCGCGGCAGGCCCGTCGTCCTCGCGGTCGACGCCGGCGCCATGCACCGCGACGGCCATGTCTTCCAGGTCAGCGCGAACGGGGTGTGGCTGACGCGGGCCGTACCACCGCGTTACCTGCGCTTCCCCGGCCCCCGCTGA
- a CDS encoding LLM class flavin-dependent oxidoreductase: MSLRLSTVILPYRRWHEGSREAWQRAEQLGFHSAYTYDHLSWRSFRDGPWFGAVPTLTAAAAVTERMRLGTLVTSPNFRHPVTLAKELVSLDDISGGRITLGIGAGGTGFDATALGQEPWTPRERADRFAEFVPLLDRLLTENTVTHEGRFYSAHEARNIPGCAQRPRLPFAVAATGPRGLKLAARYGQAWVTTGDPKLYENGTPEQSVEALRGQLGKLSEACAEAGRDAAGLDKILLTGFTPDRGRPLRSFDAFVDFAGRHQELGFDEIVIHWPIPDSDFAADEKVFERIALEAPAQLA, translated from the coding sequence ATGAGTCTGCGTCTGAGCACCGTGATCCTCCCGTACCGCCGCTGGCACGAGGGGAGCCGCGAGGCGTGGCAGCGCGCCGAGCAGCTCGGCTTCCACAGCGCCTACACCTACGACCACCTGTCCTGGCGCAGCTTCCGGGACGGCCCCTGGTTCGGTGCCGTGCCCACGCTGACCGCCGCCGCGGCCGTCACGGAGCGGATGCGCCTGGGCACTCTGGTCACGTCGCCCAACTTCCGGCACCCGGTGACGCTCGCCAAGGAACTGGTCTCCCTGGACGACATCTCGGGCGGCCGGATCACGCTCGGCATCGGTGCCGGCGGCACCGGCTTCGACGCGACCGCCCTCGGGCAGGAGCCCTGGACCCCGCGCGAGCGCGCCGACCGGTTCGCCGAGTTCGTGCCGCTGCTGGACCGGCTGCTGACCGAGAACACGGTGACGCACGAGGGCCGGTTCTACTCGGCGCACGAGGCGCGCAACATCCCCGGCTGCGCGCAGCGGCCCCGGCTGCCCTTCGCGGTCGCGGCCACGGGTCCGCGCGGGCTGAAGCTCGCCGCGCGGTACGGGCAGGCATGGGTGACCACCGGCGACCCCAAGCTGTACGAGAACGGCACCCCGGAGCAGTCGGTGGAGGCGCTGCGCGGGCAGCTCGGCAAGCTGTCCGAGGCCTGCGCGGAGGCCGGTCGGGACGCGGCCGGGCTGGACAAGATCCTGCTCACCGGCTTCACCCCGGACCGCGGCCGCCCGCTGCGGTCGTTCGACGCGTTCGTGGACTTCGCGGGGCGGCATCAGGAGCTGGGCTTCGACGAGATCGTGATCCACTGGCCCATCCCGGACTCCGACTTCGCCGCCGACGAGAAGGTCTTCGAGCGGATCGCCCTGGAGGCTCCGGCGCAGCTGGCGTGA
- a CDS encoding Cof-type HAD-IIB family hydrolase, with protein sequence MRENDAVTSATRRPGTPASPKFSASREPEGPAGPPPRLIATDLDGTLLRDDQSVSPRTVAALAAAEDAGIEVFFVTGRPARWMNVVSDHVHGHGLAICGNGAAVVDLHGGPGAHRFVKVRELARERALTAVRLLREAAPGTMYAVEQTYGFHQEPAYPKLHMEIPGTLLPAEELLAPDGPDADQPVLKILAYHPELDPDAFLGAARLAIGDHANVTRSSPSALLEISGPSVSKASTLALCCAERGIAPEEVVAFGDMPNDVEMLTWAGRSYAMGNAHPDVIAAASGRTVANNEDGVAVVIERLLADRR encoded by the coding sequence ATGCGCGAGAATGACGCGGTGACCTCAGCGACCAGACGGCCCGGGACACCGGCCTCCCCCAAGTTCTCGGCCTCGCGCGAACCGGAAGGCCCCGCGGGCCCGCCGCCGCGGCTGATCGCCACCGACCTCGACGGCACGCTGCTGCGCGACGACCAGTCGGTCTCCCCGCGGACCGTCGCCGCCCTGGCCGCCGCTGAGGACGCGGGCATCGAGGTCTTCTTCGTCACCGGCCGCCCGGCCCGCTGGATGAACGTCGTCAGCGACCATGTGCACGGCCACGGCCTGGCGATCTGCGGCAACGGCGCCGCCGTGGTCGACCTGCACGGCGGCCCCGGCGCCCACCGGTTCGTGAAGGTGCGCGAGCTGGCCAGGGAGCGCGCGCTGACGGCCGTACGGCTGCTGCGCGAGGCGGCGCCCGGCACGATGTACGCGGTCGAGCAGACCTACGGCTTCCACCAGGAGCCGGCCTACCCCAAGCTGCACATGGAGATACCGGGCACGCTGCTGCCCGCCGAGGAGCTCCTCGCACCGGACGGCCCGGACGCCGATCAGCCCGTGCTCAAGATCCTCGCCTACCACCCCGAGCTCGACCCCGACGCCTTCCTCGGCGCCGCCCGCCTCGCGATCGGCGACCACGCCAACGTCACCCGCTCCAGCCCCAGCGCCCTGCTGGAGATCAGCGGTCCGAGCGTGTCCAAGGCCAGCACGCTGGCCCTGTGCTGCGCCGAGCGCGGCATCGCCCCCGAGGAGGTCGTCGCCTTCGGGGACATGCCCAACGACGTCGAGATGCTGACCTGGGCCGGCCGGTCCTACGCGATGGGCAACGCCCACCCCGACGTCATCGCCGCCGCCTCGGGCCGCACGGTCGCCAACAACGAGGACGGGGTGGCGGTCGTGATCGAGCGCCTGCTCGCCGACCGCCGCTGA
- the cydD gene encoding thiol reductant ABC exporter subunit CydD yields the protein MKPIDPRLMRYAGATRLFLMAVIALGGLGALLVIAQAMLIAEVVVGAFQHGKSAGDLATPLLLLAAVACGRALVSWLTELAAHRASAAVKAELRERLLDRAAALGPGWLSGQRTGSLVTLATRGVDALDDYFSRYLPQLGLAVVVPVAVLARIVTEDWVSAAIIVITLPLIPIFMMLIGWATQARMDRQWELLSRLSGHFLDVVAGLPTLKVFGRAKAQAESIRKITSEYRQATLKTLRIAFLSSFALELLATLSVALVAVTIGMRLVNGDMDLYIGLVILVLAPEAYLPLRQVGAQYHAAAEGLAAAEEIFAVLETPVPASGTAAVPAGALAFDGVTVRYPGRSANAVTDASFTVEPGETVALVGPSGAGKSTLLSVLLGFVQPTEGRVLIGGADLAGLDLQQWRSRIAWVPQRPHLFAGTIAENVRLARPDADDTAVRQALRDAGALEFVDALPEGAATALGEDGAGLSAGQRQRLALARAFLADRPVLLLDEPTAALDGATEAEVVAAVRRLAVGRTVLLVVHRPALLEVADRVVRLHLAEESAAELTTADADDLVAEPVAATAGDVLAAGSPVPGADILVPEPAAPVADATHAEPLDAAPPARTRREAEAEPETGPGASQRRVLARVRALGRPRRGRLLLALLLGSLALGCAVGLMATSGWLISRASQEPPVLYLMVAVTATRTFGIGRAVFRYVERLVSHDAVLRMLADTRVAVYRRLERLAPAGLRATRRGDLLTRLVADVDAFQDYWLRWLLPAGVAAVVSAGSVGFTAWLLPEAGAALAAGLFAAGVGVPLLTGAVARRTERRLAPARGVLATRVTDLLTGNAELTVAGALPARTAAARKADGTLTRIASRAAAVTGIGDGLTALICGLTVTATALLGAHAVAEGRLGGVLMAVVVLTPLAAFEAVLGMPLAVRYRQRVGRSAERVYEVLDAPDPVQEPAQPQQAPAAPFPLVVRDLAARHDGQHRDALTGLDLTLEQGRRIAVVGPSGSGKTTLAQVLLRFLDARAGSYTLAGVEANTLDGDDVRRLVGLCAQDAHLFDSTVRENLLLARRDATDAELRDALTRARLLDWVETLPDGLDTHVGEHGARLSGGQRQRLALARALLADFPVLVLDEPAEHLDLPTADALTADLLAATEGRTTLLITHRLAGLDAVDEVVVLDDGRVVQRGPYAELVAVDGPLRAMARREAEAESLVGAR from the coding sequence GTGAAACCGATCGATCCCCGCCTGATGCGATACGCCGGCGCCACGCGCCTCTTCCTCATGGCAGTCATTGCCTTGGGTGGACTCGGCGCTCTCCTGGTGATCGCCCAGGCGATGCTCATCGCCGAGGTGGTGGTCGGGGCCTTCCAGCACGGCAAGTCCGCTGGTGACCTCGCCACTCCCCTGTTGCTGCTGGCGGCCGTCGCATGCGGCCGGGCACTGGTCTCCTGGCTCACGGAGCTCGCGGCCCACCGGGCCAGCGCGGCGGTGAAGGCCGAGCTGAGAGAGCGGCTGCTCGACCGGGCGGCGGCACTCGGTCCCGGATGGCTGAGCGGGCAGCGGACCGGCTCGCTGGTCACCCTGGCCACGCGCGGTGTCGACGCCCTCGACGACTACTTCTCGCGTTACCTCCCGCAACTGGGGCTCGCGGTGGTCGTCCCGGTGGCCGTACTGGCGCGGATCGTCACCGAGGACTGGGTGTCGGCGGCGATCATCGTCATCACCCTGCCGCTCATCCCCATCTTCATGATGCTGATCGGCTGGGCCACCCAGGCCCGGATGGACCGGCAGTGGGAACTGCTGTCCCGGCTCTCCGGTCACTTCCTGGACGTGGTCGCGGGACTGCCCACGCTGAAGGTGTTCGGCCGGGCCAAGGCGCAGGCCGAGTCCATCCGCAAGATCACCAGCGAGTACCGCCAGGCCACCCTGAAGACCCTGCGGATCGCCTTCCTCTCCTCCTTCGCCCTGGAACTCCTGGCCACGCTGTCGGTCGCCCTGGTCGCCGTGACCATCGGCATGCGCCTTGTGAACGGCGACATGGACCTGTACATCGGCCTGGTCATCCTGGTGCTGGCACCGGAGGCCTATCTGCCGCTGCGACAGGTGGGCGCGCAGTACCACGCGGCGGCGGAGGGCCTGGCCGCGGCCGAGGAGATCTTCGCCGTGCTGGAGACGCCGGTCCCGGCGTCCGGCACCGCCGCGGTCCCCGCGGGCGCGCTCGCCTTCGACGGGGTGACGGTCCGCTACCCGGGCCGGTCGGCGAATGCCGTGACCGACGCGTCCTTCACCGTCGAGCCGGGCGAGACCGTGGCCCTGGTCGGGCCCAGCGGCGCGGGCAAGTCGACGCTGCTCAGCGTGCTCCTCGGCTTCGTGCAGCCCACCGAGGGCCGGGTGCTGATCGGGGGAGCCGATCTCGCCGGACTCGACCTCCAGCAGTGGCGCTCCCGGATCGCCTGGGTGCCGCAGCGCCCGCACCTGTTCGCCGGCACCATCGCGGAGAACGTCCGGCTGGCCCGGCCCGACGCCGACGACACCGCCGTACGCCAGGCACTGCGGGACGCGGGCGCGCTGGAGTTCGTGGACGCACTCCCCGAGGGCGCCGCCACGGCGCTCGGGGAGGACGGAGCCGGACTGTCCGCCGGACAGCGGCAGCGGCTGGCACTGGCCCGGGCCTTCCTCGCGGACCGGCCGGTCCTCCTGCTGGACGAGCCGACGGCCGCCCTGGACGGGGCGACGGAGGCCGAGGTCGTGGCCGCCGTACGGCGCCTGGCCGTGGGCCGCACCGTGCTGCTCGTGGTGCACCGGCCGGCCCTGCTGGAGGTCGCGGACCGGGTGGTGCGGCTGCATCTCGCCGAGGAGTCCGCCGCCGAGCTGACGACTGCCGACGCCGACGACCTCGTCGCCGAGCCGGTGGCCGCCACGGCGGGCGATGTCCTCGCGGCCGGCTCACCGGTCCCCGGCGCCGACATCCTCGTCCCCGAACCCGCCGCACCCGTGGCCGACGCGACGCACGCCGAGCCCCTCGACGCGGCACCCCCGGCCCGGACCCGACGGGAGGCCGAGGCCGAGCCCGAGACGGGCCCCGGCGCCTCCCAGAGGCGCGTTCTGGCACGCGTGCGGGCACTGGGCAGGCCCCGGCGCGGCCGGCTCCTCCTGGCGCTGCTGCTCGGCAGCCTGGCGCTCGGCTGCGCCGTCGGGCTGATGGCGACCTCCGGATGGCTCATCTCGCGGGCCTCGCAGGAGCCGCCGGTGCTGTATCTGATGGTGGCCGTGACGGCGACCCGGACCTTCGGCATCGGGCGGGCCGTCTTCCGGTACGTCGAGCGGCTGGTGTCGCACGACGCCGTGCTGCGGATGCTGGCCGACACCAGGGTCGCCGTCTACCGGCGACTGGAGCGGCTGGCCCCCGCCGGCCTGCGGGCCACCCGGCGCGGCGATCTGCTCACCCGACTGGTCGCCGACGTGGACGCCTTCCAGGACTACTGGCTGCGCTGGCTGCTGCCCGCCGGTGTCGCGGCGGTCGTCTCCGCCGGCTCGGTCGGCTTCACGGCCTGGCTGCTGCCCGAGGCCGGGGCCGCACTCGCGGCGGGCCTCTTCGCGGCCGGTGTCGGCGTCCCGCTGCTCACCGGTGCCGTGGCCCGGCGCACCGAACGGCGGCTGGCGCCCGCGCGGGGCGTGCTCGCGACCCGGGTGACCGACCTGCTCACCGGCAACGCCGAGCTGACCGTCGCCGGTGCCCTGCCCGCCCGTACCGCCGCCGCTCGTAAGGCCGACGGCACGCTCACCCGGATCGCCTCGCGCGCGGCCGCCGTCACCGGGATCGGTGACGGTCTGACCGCCCTGATCTGCGGCCTCACCGTCACCGCCACCGCGCTGCTCGGCGCGCACGCGGTGGCCGAGGGCCGGCTCGGCGGCGTGCTGATGGCCGTGGTCGTCCTCACCCCGCTGGCCGCCTTCGAGGCCGTCCTGGGGATGCCGCTCGCCGTGCGGTACCGCCAGCGGGTGGGGCGCAGCGCGGAGCGGGTGTACGAGGTCCTGGACGCCCCCGATCCCGTGCAGGAGCCGGCGCAGCCCCAGCAGGCGCCCGCCGCGCCCTTCCCGCTCGTGGTCCGGGACCTGGCCGCCCGGCACGACGGACAGCACCGCGACGCGCTCACCGGACTCGACCTCACCCTGGAACAGGGCCGCCGGATCGCCGTGGTCGGACCGTCCGGCTCGGGCAAGACGACCCTCGCCCAGGTGCTGCTGCGGTTCCTCGACGCGCGGGCGGGCAGCTACACGCTCGCCGGGGTGGAGGCGAACACGCTGGACGGCGACGACGTACGACGGCTGGTCGGCCTGTGCGCCCAGGACGCGCACCTCTTCGACAGCACCGTGCGGGAGAACCTGCTGCTCGCCCGGAGGGACGCCACCGACGCCGAGCTGCGGGACGCGCTGACCCGGGCCCGGCTGCTGGACTGGGTGGAGACCCTGCCCGACGGGCTGGACACGCACGTCGGCGAGCACGGCGCCCGGCTCTCCGGCGGGCAGCGTCAGCGCCTCGCGCTGGCCCGCGCGCTCCTCGCCGACTTCCCCGTGCTCGTCCTGGACGAGCCCGCCGAGCACCTCGATCTGCCGACGGCCGACGCGCTCACCGCGGATCTGCTGGCCGCCACCGAAGGCCGTACGACGCTGCTGATCACGCACCGGCTCGCGGGGCTCGACGCCGTCGACGAGGTGGTCGTCCTCGACGACGGCCGGGTGGTGCAGCGGGGCCCGTACGCGGAGCTGGTCGCCGTGGACGGCCCGCTGCGCGCGATGGCGCGGCGGGAGGCGGAGGCGGAGTCGCTGGTGGGGGCGCGCTGA
- the cydB gene encoding cytochrome d ubiquinol oxidase subunit II encodes MQLHDVWFVLIAVLWTGYFFLEGFDFGIGVLTKLLARNRPERRVLINTIGPVWDGNEVWLLSAAGGTFAAFPEWYATLFSGFYLPLLAILVCLIVRGVAFEYRAKRPEENWQRNWEAAIFWTSLVPAFLWGVIFGNVVRGVKIDRHFEYAGGLGDLLNPYALLGGLATLTLFTFHGAVFAGLKTAGDIRLRARKLALRVGLVTVVVVLGFLLWTQAHSGDGESLVALIVAVAALVAALVFTRVGREGWAFALSGVTVAATVTMLFLSLFPNVMPSTLDGAWSLTVTNAASSPYTLRIMTWCAVIATPIVLLYQGWTYWVFRKRIGTQHIAEAAH; translated from the coding sequence ATGCAACTTCACGACGTCTGGTTCGTCCTGATCGCCGTCCTGTGGACCGGTTACTTCTTCCTGGAGGGCTTCGACTTCGGTATCGGCGTTCTCACCAAGCTGCTGGCCCGGAACCGGCCCGAGCGGCGTGTGCTGATCAACACGATCGGACCCGTCTGGGACGGCAACGAGGTCTGGCTGCTTTCGGCGGCCGGCGGGACCTTCGCCGCCTTCCCGGAGTGGTACGCCACCCTGTTCTCCGGCTTCTACCTGCCGCTGCTGGCCATCCTGGTCTGCCTGATCGTGCGGGGCGTGGCCTTCGAGTACCGGGCCAAGCGGCCCGAGGAGAACTGGCAGCGCAACTGGGAAGCCGCGATCTTCTGGACCTCGCTGGTCCCGGCGTTCCTGTGGGGCGTGATCTTCGGGAACGTCGTGCGGGGCGTGAAGATCGACCGGCACTTCGAGTACGCCGGCGGTCTCGGGGACCTGCTGAACCCCTACGCCCTGCTCGGCGGCCTGGCGACGCTCACGCTGTTCACCTTCCACGGGGCGGTGTTCGCCGGGCTCAAGACCGCCGGGGACATCCGCCTGCGGGCACGGAAGCTGGCGCTGCGGGTCGGTCTCGTCACCGTCGTGGTGGTGCTCGGCTTCCTGCTGTGGACGCAGGCCCACAGCGGGGACGGGGAGAGCCTGGTGGCCCTGATCGTCGCGGTGGCCGCGTTGGTTGCCGCGCTGGTATTCACCAGGGTGGGGCGTGAGGGATGGGCGTTCGCCCTGTCCGGTGTGACCGTCGCGGCCACGGTGACGATGCTCTTCCTGTCGCTCTTCCCGAACGTCATGCCCTCCACGCTCGACGGGGCCTGGAGCCTGACCGTGACCAACGCCGCATCGAGTCCGTACACCCTGAGGATCATGACCTGGTGCGCCGTGATCGCCACGCCGATCGTCCTGCTCTATCAGGGTTGGACCTACTGGGTGTTCCGTAAGCGCATTGGGACCCAGCACATCGCCGAAGCCGCACACTGA
- a CDS encoding cytochrome ubiquinol oxidase subunit I, with amino-acid sequence MELALAPETLARWQFGITTVYHFLFVPLTISLAALTAGLQTAWVRTEKERYLRATKFWGKLFLINIAMGVVTGIVQEFQFGMNWSAYSRFVGDIFGAPLAFEALIAFFFESTFIGLWIFGWDKLPKRIHLACIWMVSLGTILSAYFILAANSWMQHPVGYRIDKARGRAELTDFWAVLTQNTALSQAFHTLAAAFLTGGAFMVGISAYHLARRKHVREMKTSLRLGLVTVVIAGLLTAVSGDVLGKVMFRQQPMKMAAAEALWDGQKPAPFSVFAYGDVDRGHNTVAIEVPGLLSFLANDDFSSYVPGINDVNKAEQQRFGPGDYRPNIPVAFWGFRWMIGFGMASFALGIAGLWLTRKKFMLPQQLRVAEDEVPHLVLFKNRTLGPKLTPWFWRIAVWTLAFPLIANSWGWIFTETGRQPWAVYGVLRTRDAVSPGVSQGEILTSLIVFTALYAVLAVIEVRLLVKYVKAGPPELTEDDLNPPTKIGGDLRDADKPMAFSY; translated from the coding sequence GTGGAACTGGCTCTGGCGCCGGAGACACTGGCGCGCTGGCAGTTCGGCATCACCACCGTCTATCACTTCCTGTTCGTCCCCCTGACGATCTCGCTGGCCGCCCTCACGGCCGGCCTGCAGACCGCCTGGGTGCGTACGGAGAAGGAGCGGTACCTCAGGGCGACGAAGTTCTGGGGCAAGCTCTTCCTGATCAACATCGCGATGGGTGTGGTCACCGGCATCGTGCAGGAGTTCCAGTTCGGCATGAACTGGTCCGCCTACTCACGGTTCGTCGGTGACATCTTCGGCGCGCCGCTCGCCTTCGAGGCGCTGATCGCCTTCTTCTTCGAGTCCACCTTCATAGGTCTGTGGATCTTCGGCTGGGACAAGCTGCCCAAGAGGATCCACCTCGCCTGCATATGGATGGTCTCCCTCGGCACGATCCTGTCGGCGTACTTCATCCTCGCGGCCAACTCCTGGATGCAGCACCCCGTCGGCTACCGGATCGACAAGGCGAGGGGGCGTGCCGAACTGACCGACTTCTGGGCGGTGCTGACCCAGAACACCGCGCTCAGCCAGGCCTTCCACACGCTCGCCGCGGCCTTCCTGACCGGCGGTGCCTTCATGGTGGGCATCTCCGCCTACCACCTGGCCCGCAGGAAGCACGTCCGCGAGATGAAGACCTCGCTGAGGCTCGGCCTGGTGACCGTGGTCATCGCCGGTCTGCTCACCGCCGTCAGCGGGGACGTGCTCGGCAAGGTCATGTTCCGTCAGCAGCCGATGAAGATGGCGGCCGCCGAGGCGCTGTGGGACGGACAGAAGCCGGCGCCGTTCTCGGTCTTCGCCTACGGCGATGTGGACAGGGGACACAACACCGTCGCGATCGAGGTCCCGGGCCTGCTGTCCTTCCTCGCCAACGACGACTTCTCCTCCTACGTCCCTGGCATCAACGACGTGAACAAGGCGGAGCAGCAGCGGTTCGGGCCCGGCGACTACCGGCCCAACATCCCGGTCGCCTTCTGGGGCTTCCGCTGGATGATCGGCTTCGGCATGGCCTCCTTCGCCCTCGGCATAGCCGGGCTCTGGCTGACCCGCAAGAAGTTCATGCTGCCGCAGCAGTTGAGGGTCGCCGAGGACGAGGTGCCCCATCTCGTCCTGTTCAAGAACAGGACGCTCGGCCCGAAGCTGACCCCCTGGTTCTGGCGCATCGCGGTGTGGACCCTTGCCTTCCCCCTGATCGCCAACTCCTGGGGCTGGATATTCACCGAGACGGGCCGCCAGCCCTGGGCCGTCTACGGCGTCCTGCGGACCCGGGACGCGGTCTCCCCCGGTGTCTCCCAGGGCGAGATCCTCACCTCGCTGATCGTCTTCACCGCGCTGTACGCGGTCCTCGCCGTGATCGAGGTCAGGCTGCTCGTGAAGTACGTCAAGGCCGGCCCGCCCGAGCTGACCGAGGACGACCTCAACCCGCCCACGAAGATCGGTGGCGACCTGCGGGACGCCGACAAGCCGATGGCCTTCTCCTACTAG
- the hisC gene encoding histidinol-phosphate transaminase, producing MSETNPKLRAELEGIPTYKPGKAAAAEGPVAYKLSSNENPYPPLPGVMESVMAAAGDFNRYPDMACSGLMEELSDRFGVPLSHLATGTGSVGVAQQLVQATSGPGDEVIYAWRSFEAYPIITQISGARSVRVPLTAGDVHDLDAMADAITDRTRLIFVCNPNNPTGTVVRRAELERFLDRVPKDVLVVLDEAYREFIRDPEVPDGVELYRTRPNVCVLRTFSKAYGLAGLRVGFAIAHEPVAAALRKTAVPFGVSQLAQEAAVASLRAEDELLGRVGSLVCERQRVVETLRAQGWTVPETQANFVWLRLGERTAAFAQACEEHGVVVRPFAGEGVRVTVGETEGNDIFLKVAEAFRKDA from the coding sequence GTGAGCGAGACGAACCCCAAGCTGCGCGCGGAGCTGGAGGGTATTCCCACCTACAAGCCGGGCAAGGCTGCCGCGGCCGAGGGTCCGGTCGCCTACAAGCTGTCCTCCAACGAGAACCCCTACCCCCCGCTGCCGGGCGTGATGGAAAGCGTCATGGCCGCCGCCGGCGACTTCAACCGCTACCCGGACATGGCCTGCTCCGGGCTGATGGAGGAGCTGTCGGACCGCTTCGGTGTCCCGCTCTCGCACCTGGCCACCGGCACCGGCTCGGTGGGCGTGGCCCAGCAGCTCGTGCAGGCCACCAGCGGGCCGGGCGACGAGGTGATCTACGCCTGGCGGTCCTTCGAGGCTTATCCGATCATCACGCAGATCAGCGGCGCGCGGTCGGTACGGGTGCCGCTGACGGCGGGCGACGTGCACGACCTGGACGCGATGGCGGACGCGATCACCGACCGGACGCGCCTGATCTTCGTGTGCAACCCCAACAACCCGACCGGCACGGTGGTGCGGCGGGCGGAGCTGGAGCGGTTCCTGGACCGGGTTCCGAAGGACGTGCTGGTGGTGCTGGACGAGGCCTACCGGGAGTTCATCCGCGACCCCGAGGTGCCCGACGGCGTCGAGCTGTACCGGACGCGGCCGAACGTGTGCGTGCTGCGCACCTTCTCCAAGGCGTACGGCCTGGCCGGGCTGCGGGTCGGTTTCGCGATCGCCCATGAGCCGGTGGCCGCGGCGCTGCGCAAGACGGCGGTGCCGTTCGGCGTCAGCCAGCTCGCGCAGGAGGCGGCGGTCGCCTCGCTGCGGGCGGAGGACGAACTGCTGGGCCGGGTGGGCTCGCTGGTGTGCGAGCGTCAGCGCGTGGTCGAGACGCTGCGGGCCCAGGGGTGGACGGTGCCGGAGACCCAGGCCAACTTCGTGTGGCTGCGGCTGGGGGAGCGTACGGCCGCGTTCGCGCAGGCCTGTGAGGAGCATGGCGTGGTGGTTCGGCCGTTCGCGGGTGAGGGCGTGCGCGTGACGGTCGGGGAGACCGAGGGGAACGACATCTTCCTGAAGGTCGCCGAGGCGTTCCGCAAGGACGCCTGA
- a CDS encoding LacI family DNA-binding transcriptional regulator → MTAAGKHQVSRAETSRRGSRPGRAGIRDVAAAAGVSITTVSDALNGKGRLPDATRRHVREVADRLGYRPSAAARTLRTGKSGLIGLTVTTYGDEPFTFTEFAYFAEMARAATSAALARGYALVILPATSRHDVWSNVALDGTVVIDPSDQDPVVSELVRQGLPVVSDGRPAGSLPVTAWVDNDHEAAVLGILDHLADAGARRIGLLTGTTTDTYTHLSTTAYLRWCERVGQDPVYEAYPAHDPCAGAVAADRLLARPDRPDAVYGLFDPNGTDLLAAARRYGLRVPDDLLLVCCSESTVYATTEPPITTLSLKPRRIGTAVVQLLIDAIENVDSDQPVEQVMPTELIVRTSSQRRTQRTTVSPPRAPEGG, encoded by the coding sequence ATGACAGCAGCAGGGAAGCACCAGGTGAGCCGCGCGGAAACCTCACGTCGAGGCAGCCGGCCGGGCCGGGCGGGCATCAGAGACGTGGCCGCCGCCGCCGGCGTCTCCATCACGACCGTGTCCGATGCCCTCAACGGCAAAGGCAGGCTCCCGGACGCCACCCGGCGCCATGTCCGCGAGGTCGCCGACCGGCTGGGGTACCGCCCCTCGGCCGCCGCCCGTACCCTCCGTACCGGCAAGTCGGGCCTGATCGGCCTGACCGTGACGACGTACGGGGATGAACCTTTCACCTTCACCGAGTTCGCGTACTTCGCCGAGATGGCGCGGGCCGCCACCTCGGCCGCGCTCGCCCGCGGCTACGCGCTCGTCATCCTGCCCGCGACCTCCCGCCACGACGTGTGGTCGAACGTCGCCCTGGACGGCACCGTCGTCATCGACCCCTCCGACCAGGACCCGGTCGTCAGCGAACTGGTCCGGCAGGGCTTACCCGTCGTCTCCGACGGCCGCCCGGCCGGATCGCTCCCGGTCACCGCCTGGGTCGACAACGACCACGAGGCCGCCGTCCTCGGCATCCTCGACCACCTCGCCGACGCGGGCGCCCGCCGGATCGGCCTGCTCACGGGCACGACCACCGACACGTACACCCATCTGTCGACCACCGCCTACCTGCGCTGGTGCGAGCGGGTCGGCCAGGACCCGGTCTACGAGGCCTACCCGGCGCACGACCCCTGTGCGGGCGCCGTCGCCGCCGACCGGCTGCTCGCCCGCCCGGACCGCCCCGACGCCGTCTACGGCCTGTTCGATCCCAACGGCACCGACCTGCTCGCCGCCGCCCGCCGCTACGGCCTGCGCGTCCCGGACGACCTGCTCCTGGTGTGCTGCAGCGAGTCCACGGTGTACGCCACCACCGAGCCGCCCATCACCACGCTCTCCCTGAAGCCCCGCCGTATCGGCACGGCGGTCGTGCAGCTCCTCATCGACGCGATCGAGAACGTCGATTCGGACCAGCCGGTCGAGCAGGTGATGCCGACCGAGCTGATCGTGCGCACATCGTCCCAACGGCGCACGCAGCGCACGACGGTCAGCCCTCCGAGGGCGCCGGAAGGCGGATAG